A single genomic interval of Lewinellaceae bacterium harbors:
- a CDS encoding MBL fold metallo-hydrolase, whose product MKVEQIYTGCLAEAAYYIESNGEAAIIDPLRETEPYIERAKADGARIKYVLETHFHADFVSGHLDLAKQTGATIVYGPTAQPNFKAHVAKDGEELKLGKIKIKVLHTPGHTMESSTYLLLDENGKEYAIFTGDTLFMGDVGRPDLAVKTDLSREDLAGHLYDSLRNKIMPLPDDVIVYPGHGAGSACGKKMSKETWGYLGDQKKNNYALQPMSRKEFVKEVTEGLVEPPQYFPKNAVMNKMGYDSLEEVLERGLNPLSVRAFKAAWAEEEALVIDTRLQDVFAKGFIPGSIFIGIDDNFAMWVGALVTDLQQPILLVVEPGREKEVITRLSRVGYDNPIGYLDGSFEAWKKAGEDIDTVDEATPEELARLYKEKDINILDVRKESEYDAQHVVGAQNFPLDFINKNMSEVSRDKKYYVHCAGGYRSMIATSILRSRGFEKLVNVKGGFTALEELKQLPLTEFEEQITEL is encoded by the coding sequence ATGAAAGTAGAACAAATATATACCGGTTGCCTGGCGGAAGCCGCCTACTACATCGAGAGCAACGGCGAGGCCGCAATCATCGACCCCCTGCGGGAAACCGAACCTTATATAGAACGCGCCAAAGCCGACGGCGCCAGGATCAAATACGTCCTGGAGACCCACTTCCATGCCGACTTCGTCTCCGGCCACCTCGATCTGGCCAAGCAGACGGGCGCCACCATCGTTTACGGCCCTACCGCCCAGCCCAACTTCAAGGCACACGTCGCCAAGGACGGAGAAGAGCTGAAATTGGGCAAGATCAAGATTAAGGTGCTGCACACGCCCGGCCACACCATGGAATCCTCCACTTACCTGCTGCTGGACGAGAACGGCAAAGAATATGCCATTTTCACCGGCGACACGCTCTTCATGGGCGACGTTGGCCGCCCCGACCTGGCCGTGAAGACCGACCTGAGCCGCGAGGACCTGGCTGGCCACCTGTACGACAGCCTCCGCAACAAGATCATGCCGTTGCCCGATGATGTAATCGTTTACCCGGGCCACGGCGCCGGCTCTGCCTGCGGCAAGAAGATGAGCAAAGAGACCTGGGGCTACCTGGGCGACCAGAAGAAGAACAACTATGCCCTGCAGCCCATGAGCAGGAAAGAGTTCGTCAAGGAAGTTACCGAGGGCCTGGTTGAACCGCCGCAGTATTTCCCAAAGAACGCCGTGATGAACAAGATGGGCTACGACAGCCTCGAAGAAGTGCTGGAACGCGGCCTCAACCCGCTCAGCGTCCGCGCCTTCAAAGCTGCCTGGGCCGAAGAAGAAGCCCTGGTGATCGATACCCGCCTTCAGGACGTATTTGCCAAAGGCTTTATTCCGGGCTCCATCTTTATCGGCATTGACGACAACTTCGCCATGTGGGTAGGCGCCCTGGTCACCGACCTACAGCAACCGATTCTTTTAGTGGTGGAACCGGGCCGGGAAAAAGAAGTCATCACCCGCCTGTCCCGCGTAGGGTACGACAATCCGATCGGTTATCTGGACGGCAGCTTCGAGGCGTGGAAAAAAGCGGGCGAAGACATAGATACCGTCGATGAAGCAACGCCGGAAGAACTGGCCAGGCTCTACAAGGAAAAAGACATTAACATCCTGGACGTGCGCAAGGAAAGCGAATACGACGCCCAGCATGTCGTCGGCGCCCAAAACTTCCCGCTCGACTTCATCAACAAGAACATGAGCGAAGTGAGCCGCGACAAGAAGTACTACGTGCACTGCGCCGGCGGCTATCGCTCTATGATCGCTACTTCCATCCTGAGATCACGCGGTTTCGAAAAGTTGGTCAATGTCAAAGGAGGCTTTACGGCCCTGGAGGAACTCAAGCAACTGCCGCTGACGGAATTCGAAGAACAGATCACCGAACTGTAG
- a CDS encoding CBS domain-containing protein, with product MVKITPIPIREVMSRDLIVVQKEDKLRRINEIFQAYNIHHLPVVDELGNLCGIISKADQSRADHLIGLYNQTLYDEVTAIDVMTKQVATIGPDETLDKAAGVFMSNVFHALPVVDRGTLVGIITTHDLLRICFEDELLLEE from the coding sequence ATGGTAAAAATAACTCCTATTCCAATACGCGAAGTGATGAGCCGGGACCTTATCGTGGTGCAAAAAGAGGACAAGCTTCGCCGGATCAACGAAATCTTCCAGGCCTACAACATTCATCACCTCCCGGTGGTGGATGAATTGGGCAATTTGTGCGGCATCATCAGCAAGGCGGATCAAAGCCGGGCCGACCACCTGATCGGTTTGTACAACCAAACCCTCTACGACGAGGTGACCGCCATCGATGTAATGACCAAACAGGTGGCCACCATCGGGCCGGACGAGACCCTCGACAAGGCCGCCGGCGTTTTCATGTCTAATGTATTCCACGCTCTGCCCGTGGTAGACCGGGGCACCCTGGTCGGCATCATTACGACCCACGACCTCCTGCGCATCTGTTTCGAAGACGAACTGCTGCTGGAAGAATAA
- a CDS encoding MBL fold metallo-hydrolase — MKVEQIYTGCLAEAAYYIESEGEAVIIDPLRETRPYLEKLEKEGAKLKYIFETHFHADFVSGHLDLAQKTGATIVYGPKAETTFEKFMARDGEELKVGKATFKVLHTPGHTPESTTYLLRDEKGKDYAIFTGDTLFIGDVGRPDLAQKSGEVTKEDLAGWLYDSLRTKIMPLANEVLVYPGHGAGSACGKSMSDETWDTLGHQKETNYALRADMSKQEFIAEVTAGLMPPPQYFAKNAKLNKTGYGSIDEVLEKGAVPLDVEAFEAVVEQQEALILDTRHEDIFKQGFIPGSIFIGADGDFAPWVGALITDLQQPIVFLAEEGREEEVVTRLARVGYDHTLGYLKGGIGAWKAAGKEVDSIESVSAEEFAQRLHQGIVENVLDVRKPTEYITQHVVGARNFPLDYINKNMARIQRNNTYYLHCLGGFRSMITASILKSRGFNNVVDVQGGWRAIEESSAPLSEYACPTTIPQEVIDQAIEAVA, encoded by the coding sequence ATGAAAGTCGAACAAATTTATACCGGCTGCCTGGCCGAGGCAGCCTATTACATCGAAAGCGAAGGAGAAGCAGTGATCATCGACCCACTGCGGGAAACCAGGCCTTATCTGGAAAAATTAGAGAAAGAAGGGGCTAAGCTGAAGTACATTTTCGAAACCCACTTCCACGCCGACTTCGTCTCAGGGCACCTCGACCTGGCCCAAAAAACGGGGGCCACCATCGTATACGGCCCGAAGGCGGAGACTACTTTCGAGAAGTTCATGGCCAGAGATGGCGAAGAACTGAAAGTAGGAAAAGCAACTTTCAAAGTACTGCACACCCCGGGCCATACCCCGGAAAGCACCACTTACCTGCTGCGCGACGAAAAAGGCAAAGACTACGCCATATTCACCGGCGACACCCTCTTTATCGGCGATGTCGGCCGCCCGGACCTCGCCCAGAAATCCGGTGAAGTGACCAAGGAAGACCTGGCAGGCTGGCTCTACGACAGCCTGCGCACCAAGATCATGCCGCTGGCAAACGAGGTGCTCGTCTATCCGGGCCACGGCGCCGGCTCTGCCTGCGGCAAGAGCATGAGCGACGAAACCTGGGACACCCTTGGCCACCAAAAGGAAACAAACTACGCGCTGCGCGCCGACATGAGCAAACAGGAATTCATTGCTGAGGTGACCGCTGGCCTGATGCCGCCGCCTCAGTATTTTGCCAAAAACGCCAAACTGAACAAGACTGGCTACGGCAGCATTGACGAAGTGCTGGAAAAAGGGGCCGTGCCGCTGGATGTAGAGGCTTTTGAAGCTGTGGTGGAGCAACAAGAAGCGCTCATCCTGGATACCCGCCACGAAGACATCTTCAAGCAGGGGTTCATTCCGGGTTCTATCTTTATCGGCGCCGACGGCGACTTTGCCCCCTGGGTAGGCGCCCTGATCACTGACCTCCAGCAACCCATCGTCTTCCTCGCCGAAGAAGGCAGGGAAGAAGAGGTGGTCACCCGCCTGGCCCGCGTTGGTTACGATCATACCCTGGGCTATCTCAAAGGCGGCATCGGGGCCTGGAAAGCAGCCGGCAAGGAAGTAGATTCCATCGAGTCGGTTAGCGCTGAAGAATTTGCTCAGCGCCTGCATCAGGGCATCGTTGAAAACGTCCTCGACGTGCGCAAGCCTACCGAATACATCACCCAGCATGTAGTGGGCGCCCGGAATTTCCCGCTCGACTACATCAATAAGAACATGGCGCGCATCCAGCGCAACAATACTTACTACCTGCACTGCCTGGGCGGTTTCCGCTCCATGATCACCGCTTCTATCCTCAAGTCCAGAGGCTTCAACAATGTGGTCGACGTTCAGGGAGGCTGGCGCGCGATTGAAGAGTCCTCGGCTCCACTGTCCGAATACGCCTGCCCGACTACCATCCCGCAGGAAGTGATCGACCAGGCAATCGAAGCTGTCGCTTAG
- a CDS encoding OmpA family protein, which yields MNLAVRIFIFLLVGATTFSCVSKKQFVALQTELDAANKDLGKCGESLNEYMNRLSACEQDKSRLNGEIRNLQSSMQLREEQMSDLRSQLADVKAQRDKQLNQVEGLTTLSQSASDNIKETLSQLEKKDKYIHLLQAAKTRADSINLALAVNLKGVLSEGIEDKDVEVKVDKTVVFVNLSDKMLYQSGSFKLTARANEVLGKIAQIIKSRPELEVMVEGYTDNVPIKNSCLDDNWDLSVKRATSVVRALQNNHGVDPNRLIAAGRGEYNTLATNSTAEGRSTNRRTRIIILPKLDQFYDLLNPNLAPK from the coding sequence ATGAATTTAGCAGTTAGAATTTTTATTTTCTTGTTGGTTGGCGCCACTACCTTTTCGTGCGTGAGCAAAAAACAGTTTGTTGCCCTGCAAACTGAATTGGATGCCGCCAATAAAGACCTCGGCAAATGCGGCGAGAGTTTAAACGAATACATGAACCGGCTCTCCGCCTGCGAGCAGGACAAGTCGCGGCTCAACGGCGAGATCAGGAACCTTCAAAGCTCCATGCAATTGCGGGAAGAACAGATGTCAGACCTGAGGTCGCAGCTCGCCGACGTGAAAGCGCAGCGGGATAAGCAGCTCAACCAGGTGGAAGGCCTGACTACCCTGTCTCAATCCGCCAGCGACAACATCAAAGAAACCTTGTCGCAGTTGGAAAAAAAAGACAAGTACATCCATTTGTTGCAGGCTGCCAAGACCAGAGCGGATTCCATCAACCTGGCCCTGGCGGTCAACCTCAAGGGCGTGCTCAGCGAGGGCATTGAAGACAAAGACGTGGAGGTCAAAGTCGACAAAACCGTCGTTTTTGTCAACCTCTCCGATAAAATGCTGTATCAGAGCGGGAGCTTCAAACTCACCGCCAGAGCCAACGAGGTGCTGGGCAAGATTGCCCAGATCATTAAATCCCGCCCCGAACTGGAGGTCATGGTGGAAGGCTACACCGATAACGTTCCGATCAAAAACTCCTGCCTCGACGACAACTGGGACCTGAGCGTTAAGCGAGCTACTTCCGTCGTCCGGGCCCTGCAAAACAACCATGGGGTGGACCCCAACCGCCTGATCGCTGCCGGCAGAGGCGAATACAATACACTGGCTACCAACAGCACTGCCGAGGGCCGTTCCACCAACCGCCGCACCCGCATCATCATCCTTCCCAAGCTGGATCAGTTCTACGACTTGCTCAACCCCAATTTGGCGCCGAAATAG
- a CDS encoding thioredoxin domain-containing protein produces the protein MNHLQHEKNPYLQQHAGNPVDWHPWGEAALDRARKEDKPILISIGYSTCHWCHVMARESFEDEEVAAYMNDHFINIKLDREERPDLDAFYMSACEAITGKGGWPLNVFLTPQGRPYYAGTYFPPEPGQRLQSWMQALQFAAYNFYENRRAVEQEAEKILGRIERRERLAPASSEQGLISRQSADKVFERLEERFDTEYGGFGKGAKFPNTMALEFLMHYAWHTSSLPAFKHFLSSLDAMLRGGIRGHLEGGFARYATGRQWRVPHFEKMLFDNALIARLLADIYKWTKKPKYRIALLEAFSFLETFLYHPGGGFYAALDADSGGREGGYYTWNADEVAELLGAEAGWFCEYYHITREGNWEGRNIPFATVPVAQFAQSKGISTADMEGFLSRCRQKLRASQDQRPRPRHDEKRILPWNALAATAYARAYGATGKKQWLDTAEQTVAFLLEHFREESGALRHLYGRDIPAFLDGYAYLIEALLELQAVAQHPAWLKIAEELAEKARELFWEESAGLYYYAVKGLAGGPVRQLAVQEEDMPSANAVMASNLQQLGLLLGRPDWIEQSRRMLLSAGNRLLENPLPHARWGTLLLGEAYGWLEIAIAGPEACEKARKANSEFFGLHVLMATDTPNDEFPLLAHRWPADGSTLIYVCKDYACRQPVREVEEVYLVD, from the coding sequence ATGAACCATTTGCAACACGAAAAGAACCCCTACCTGCAGCAGCACGCCGGCAACCCGGTGGACTGGCATCCGTGGGGGGAAGCGGCTCTGGATCGCGCCCGGAAGGAGGACAAGCCCATCCTTATTAGCATTGGCTACAGCACCTGCCACTGGTGTCACGTGATGGCGAGGGAAAGCTTTGAAGACGAAGAGGTGGCCGCCTACATGAACGATCATTTCATCAACATCAAACTGGACAGGGAAGAACGCCCCGACCTGGACGCTTTTTATATGTCTGCCTGCGAAGCCATTACTGGAAAGGGGGGGTGGCCTCTTAATGTTTTCCTCACTCCACAGGGCCGGCCCTATTATGCCGGAACCTATTTTCCTCCCGAGCCCGGCCAGCGCCTGCAGTCCTGGATGCAAGCGTTGCAATTTGCCGCCTACAACTTTTACGAAAACCGGCGCGCTGTGGAGCAGGAGGCGGAAAAAATCCTGGGCAGGATAGAACGCCGCGAGCGCCTCGCCCCTGCTTCCAGTGAGCAGGGCCTGATCAGCCGGCAGTCCGCCGATAAGGTTTTCGAGAGGCTTGAGGAGCGGTTCGACACCGAATATGGAGGGTTTGGGAAAGGAGCTAAATTTCCCAACACCATGGCGCTGGAATTCCTGATGCACTATGCCTGGCATACTTCCAGCCTGCCGGCTTTCAAGCATTTCCTGTCCAGCCTGGATGCCATGCTGAGAGGCGGCATTCGCGGGCATCTGGAAGGAGGATTTGCCCGTTATGCCACAGGCCGCCAATGGAGGGTGCCTCATTTTGAGAAAATGCTTTTCGACAATGCCCTGATCGCCCGGCTGCTGGCCGACATTTACAAATGGACCAAAAAGCCCAAATACAGGATTGCCCTGCTGGAGGCCTTTTCGTTTCTGGAAACTTTCCTGTACCACCCGGGAGGGGGCTTTTACGCCGCGCTCGACGCCGATTCGGGAGGGCGGGAAGGAGGCTACTACACCTGGAATGCGGATGAAGTGGCGGAGCTGCTCGGCGCCGAGGCCGGCTGGTTTTGCGAGTACTACCACATTACCCGGGAAGGCAACTGGGAAGGCAGAAACATTCCCTTCGCCACTGTGCCGGTAGCACAATTCGCGCAGAGCAAGGGGATCAGCACGGCGGATATGGAAGGGTTCCTGAGCCGTTGCCGGCAGAAGCTGAGAGCAAGCCAGGACCAGCGCCCCCGGCCCCGGCACGATGAAAAACGGATTTTGCCCTGGAACGCTTTGGCAGCCACCGCTTACGCCCGCGCCTATGGAGCTACCGGAAAAAAACAATGGTTGGATACGGCGGAACAAACCGTAGCGTTCCTTCTGGAGCATTTTCGCGAAGAAAGCGGCGCCCTGCGCCACCTCTACGGACGGGATATTCCTGCCTTCCTCGATGGGTACGCCTACCTCATCGAGGCCTTGCTGGAGTTGCAGGCTGTGGCGCAACACCCCGCCTGGCTGAAAATTGCGGAAGAATTGGCAGAAAAAGCACGGGAGTTATTTTGGGAGGAAAGCGCCGGCTTATATTATTACGCGGTCAAAGGCTTGGCTGGAGGGCCGGTTCGCCAGCTCGCCGTGCAGGAGGAAGACATGCCGTCTGCGAATGCCGTCATGGCTTCGAACCTGCAACAATTGGGGCTGCTCCTGGGCAGGCCGGACTGGATAGAACAGAGCCGCCGGATGTTGCTGTCCGCCGGCAACCGGCTGCTGGAAAACCCGCTGCCCCACGCCCGCTGGGGTACTTTGCTCCTGGGCGAAGCTTACGGCTGGCTGGAGATCGCCATCGCCGGGCCTGAGGCCTGCGAAAAAGCCCGGAAGGCCAATAGCGAATTCTTTGGCCTGCACGTGCTGATGGCTACCGACACCCCAAACGACGAATTTCCCTTGCTGGCCCACCGCTGGCCAGCAGATGGCAGCACGCTCATCTATGTGTGTAAAGATTATGCCTGCCGGCAGCCGGTGAGGGAGGTGGAGGAGGTTTATTTGGTTGATTAG